A stretch of DNA from Juglans microcarpa x Juglans regia isolate MS1-56 chromosome 5D, Jm3101_v1.0, whole genome shotgun sequence:
GGAATCAAGGGTCATAAAGGAGCCCTGTGATAGCAGGATAGAAATTCGAAATGGGTtgcaatttttctttaaatctccTAAACAATCTCCAGAGTTACAAGATGGTTAGGGGAATGACTTTAATTTTAAAGGACACAGACTATGTTCCTGATTCAAGTGGCATTTTGTGTAAAGGAGCATTTTTCAAGTGAAGTTCTATCTCTTGCAAAGCATGACTATTTGAGGGATATAGAAGCTGTACGCCTAAAACCTTTGGGTTTTCTTTCTGAAAGATAAAGAATTGGACGATCCTTTAACTGGCAAGGCAGGACCGTAAAAAGCTGTTTGATGTGTGCCGAAGAAAATTGGTTTCTTCCAATTTATGAGCACCGTGTACAGAAACAATTCAGCTAAAATGTTTGCAAGTTCAAGTATATATGTCAACCTGTTTACATCACAATAATGGGTTGCATGTCATACAATTGGAGTTCTAtgaaattttgaagtttttttagaCACCCCTTCCCATGATAGCTGTTGTATCTACTAAAGATATATTGTGTAGTCACTCCCTATGGGCTCCATATTATTTAGGAATCATTCAAGGATACACTTTCTCAGTTAAAATATTCTGATTGCTAGGGGAATGGTAAGCAACAAGTCAGAGCATTCTCAgatctttgactcattttttctAATTGTCTCCAACTATAGATAACAAGTTAAAAGCAAGAGAGAtggaattaagtttttttttgataagtaagaagtcagttttattgatatgaatgaaaataggcatgacccatgtacacagggagtatataGAAGAAAtgcctaaatacattctaaaagcgcttagttaaagaaaataaatcatgcacattgtttccattaagcacaatggctgaaaacaaTAGGAGTAAAGTGtgtagaaaaaaattttgaagctCCGCCATTGttcgctccctatcttcaaagcacccgCATTCCTTTCCGTTCAAATACATCACATAATGCACAACGGGATCCTCTTCCATGCTGCTGCCACCTGGGGACAGCCTTGGATACCCTTTCAGCAAACAAGCAAATCAGCCACCTTTGatggcataacccaagcaacatccaCTCTACTAAATATCTCATTCCACAACGCTCTTGTCACCTCACGATGCAATAATAGATGGTCCACTGATTCTCTATGTTTTTTGCACAAATAGCATTAATCCATCACAATGAGTCCCCTCTTCCTTAAGTTGTCCGTGGTTAGAATATTCCCAAGAGCAACAGTCCACACAAGCCACTTTGGAAGGTACGCGAGACCTCCAAATGCTTTACCACAAGAAAGATACATTGTCTTGTGAAgccaatattttataatatgcctTGATTGTGAACTTCTTGCTGCCACTCGACCTCCATTGAATCCTATCACCCTGTGCCGTTATACTTCCTGAGGAGTATATCaagctgaaaaattctaaaacggTAGACAATTCCCAGTCATGGTTATCCCAAGTGAATAGGATATTCCACTGATGAGAACTATGGGTAAACACAAGCAAATCAGCCACCGAAGCCTCCCTCTTAACTGCAATACTATAGAGAGCTAGGAAGGCCctctccacaccaaacatcctgCCAAAACCTGATTCTAGTGCCCTGTCCAGCCACAAAACGGATATTGTTTTCGAAACATTGCTAGCCCCCCCTAGTATATCTccacaaacccacaccataacaccccccccccccccctggGAACTACATTGGTACACCAACCTCCCCAAGCACCTCCGTGTCTAGAGTCAACAACTTCCTTCCACAACGACTCCTCCAAGTGATGCCTCCATAGTCATTTTCCCAATAACGCTTTATTGAAGGTTCTCAAATTGCGCACACCCAATCCTCCACTCGAGATTGGGGAGCAAACTTTATGCCAATTAACAAGATGAATTTGTTTTCCTCCCCCAGACCACCCCACATGAAAGCTCGAAATAACTTCTTGATCCTATTTGCCACCCAAACAGGCAATGGAAATagagataagaaataagttGGGAGATTAGATAAAGTGGAAATGAGTTTGCGATCCCATTTCTTATTCTAAGCCTCTAAACTCAGGTCCTTTCATATTATGCTGCTTGATTTAAGATGAAGATAATGCTTCAGGGCCAGAATCTTGAACCTGATGTTATTTTCTTGAGCACCCTAGGATCTTATGTAGGTAATGGAATTATATTTttgagagttagagagagatcagtattctatttatttgtcatGCATTCCACATAATCTGTAACACTTAGGATTTGAACAAATACGCAACTGTGGGAGCTATTAGAGTCATAGCTCGTAGGTGCTATTGTTACTTCAAGAGATattttgtaacgccccaatagaaggcccaaaccacatagcctacactccaaaaggactagtcaatgatacaattggagacccattggaaccttataaagagcaagaacttctcattcccaagcaatgtgggatctcatacaccacctatcattatccatatcatatagggtatcacaatctacccctcTTAAATTCTCAACGTCTTCGTTGGGCTTGTCCATTATAggggcacggctcaagtcccacatttctagttgggaacctggctctgatactatttgtaacgctccaatagaagcccaaaccacatagcctatactctaaaaggactagtcagtgatacaattggagccccattggaaccttagaAAGAGCAAGAATTGCTCATTTCCAAGCAAAGTGAGATCTCATATACTACCTatccttatccatatcatatggggtatcacatatTTAAAGAACGTGAAGCATCCCATTACACAATGATGGGAACTTGACAAACGCCAAATGTTCTGTTCACATAACATTACCCTACTTCTTGATGCcaatttttaagtatttttagaATTGTcctacttgtataaaaaaaaaaaaaattagtatttttcttatgatTTCATTACTCACCTTTTATGCTGCCTGTTTTGCAGAAGTGTGGctttaataaaatcaaataaggATACGAGATATGGATTGGATACAATTGTGACACATGATGGGGTGAAACTGCCATGTTGGGCCTTAGCAGATTTATCATCATTCAGACAAAAGTTTGGTCCTGACGCATATGATCAGGTACTTTAATGCCCCAATTTGGTGAAACTACGTATAAGGAGCAAGTGtactatattaaataattgtaCAGAATTGTTAGCTTGATTGGTATGACATACTGTTTTTGTTTTAGTTAATAATGTTATTAATGGAAAACTATGAGGGTACTGCCAAGTACACAGAGAGTATACAAAAGATACACCCaattaacaaaagaaacaagaacaataaaGTCCTGAAAACTAAAAATGGTGGGAACATGAGCATTCATCCAAACACATGTTTTTTGTTGGAAGAAAAAAGGATTCATCCAAAGATAAAGAGAGGTTTGAAATGAAGTTATTGTGGTTTTTAATAAGTGTTCTATCTCAATAACGTGTTAGTGATTTGTGTGGCCTAGTATTATCTCAATTTGAAATGACGTAGCTGTGTGCAATCATCCACAGATCATGAACCTTTGTCTTGACCTCAAGGGTTTTCTTGTTTAGATTATTGCAATTAACTTTCATCAGTCTTTCATGTACTCTAGGAGTGATACTTTATCATTGCATGTATATGGTGACAGTTAGATGTGATTGGTATTGATGAAGCTCAATTCTTTGAGGACCTTTATGACTTCTGCCGTGTAGCTGCTGATCGTGATGGAAAAACAGTAATAGTTGCTGGACTAGATGGTGACTATTTGAGGTATTATTTAAATAGGGCCCCCATTAACATAAAGAAGTTTTTATGTTcgttactttttttcatttatttcccAAGTAGAAGCTACCAACATTCATacgatttttttgttttcatggaAATTACATTGCTTGAAACTTCTTTGATGgtgaataaatatattgttggCAGGAGGAGCTTTGGTTCTGTGTTAGATATAATTCCCCTTGCTGATTCTGTGACCAAATTAACTGCTCGTTGTGAACTTTGTAAAAAACGTGCTTTCTTCACCTTAAGGAAAACAGAGGAGAAACAGACAGAACTGATTGGCGGGGCTGATGTCTACATGCCTGTTTGTCGACAGCATTATGTTAGTGGACAAGTAGTCATCGAAGCTGCAAGGACCGTGCTGGAATCTCGGAAAGATGATTGCGTCTCTCTTGCGTAGTGCAAACTACTTGGTAGGAATCAGGATTTCCTAATATTCCTTCGCAAGTAGTCTTCACAATTTGTTAAGACTCTGGAACTACATTGGCGTTAAGAACGTTATTTCTTAGGCACATACTATAGATGTACATATGTTTAAATCTATTCACGTGGAGAATGTTTGATTGAAACTTCAACTACCATCAATAGACGTTCTGGGAAATTGAAGATTCTGGTGATGTGGATTTCAAACGATCAGGTTTTATTTCACATTCATGTttcagttcttcttccttttctttgttttctttatgaTATTAATCAATGTTACAGTTCTTACTTCTGTTCCAGATTGCTTCAAGACCTTGTGAGGATTTCCACTTTCTGGCCTTCGCTTGTGCATCACCAATTCAAACTAAAATGATAGCCAGTCCATCTTCAATCAGTACCCACCAACAGCTTGCCTTACCACCCTCTCCAAGTCCCCTTCAACCTCTTTCCCTTCAGACCCCGACATCCCATCAATAAACATATATTGAAAAGAGAGAGTTCTTGTGAAATTAAAGTTGAGATCCATCACATAATAAGTTCCTCATAATCATtggaactatatataatattctaattatgtAAGTTAGATCATTCAATATCAGTTGGTCCTAACAAATGAGAGTGCCTTTGAGAGATGGATCATAGCTCAGTCTTCTATGAACTTCACactttttttcccaaaaaactaTAGATTAAGGTTTTGGTGACAACTGTTTAAGCGCCTGATCATTAAATATGTTCGGTTCTTCACTGCATATCCGATCAATAACCAACCAATTACTAAGTGAAACGTTTCATAGATTTCGCAATTGACATCTAGCAGAGCTGTGCTTTGCaacaagaattatatattaCGTACAGAGACCATCaaactttaatttattattaattaaatatgaacatgAAGGGAACGGCTACAAAGTCTGACTATAACTGTACACTTCTGAAAGCAAAAATCTAAAGCTAATTATATCATTAGTTTTCTTCATCATCAAGTCCAGCAAAGAAGAGATCTTCGAGGAGTTCAGAGGCAGATGGCCTCTCAGACTGTGGCGCAAGGCACTTCTCAATGAACCCTTTCATGTCCAAATCGCTAACCTTGTTCATTGCCCGAGGCTTCACCCCAGATGTCACCTTCTTGTATATCTTGGCCACACTGTCGCATTCACTGTACGGGATTTCCATTGTCACCAACTCGAGCACACACATCCCAAACGCGTATATATCCACCTTCTCCGTGTAATTCTCATCGTAAATCTCCGGCGCCATGAACTCCGGCGTACCGAGAATGGAATGTGCCATATGGTCCTTTCCCGTCGCTGCTGCTAACCCCAAATCTCCAATCTTCACCTCTCCATTATTGCCGTTGATAAAAACATTACTGCAATTGAGATCTCTGTGAATTATGCATGGCTCATGCAAATGGAGATACTCCAAACCCCTCAGAATCTGTCTCGACCACTTCTTCAGGGCCATGATCGAGACGTTCGGATGCTTCCTCCTATACTCCCTCAGATTTCCGGATGTACAAAACTCGGTAATGAAGTTCAACGTTTTGTGCTCTTGATCGATCCATGAACTGAACAATGTGATAATGTTGTCGTTGTTCAAAGTTCTCAGCAAAACAACCTCCTTGCGTATCCTGTCCAACATCGCCTTGTCATCCAAGAACCTTATCAACAAAACCTGGTTCCAAGCCACCTCTCTTCCCTCTTCTTGATCGAAAGCTCGATACACCTTCTTCACCGCTCCGGCACCGAGCAAGTCACCGTATCTCCCATACCGTCCCGTTGAATCAACCTCCACGAACGGCTCGGCGTCTTTGTCGGACGGATCTGATCTAACGTACGGCATGTTTGACGAGAAAAAACTCGACCCACCGTCGAAAGCCCAAGAAACAAACAACgagaagaaaatatacaagGCAAGAAATCTTatgtgtttaagaatggaggaGATCGAAAACGAGGAAAGGGAATATGTATGAGTCTGATGATCTCGAGTATTAAATGAACACTGAGGCAGAACAAATCACTAAGAAGTAAGCAGTGCGAGCTTCCTTCAGATACAGACGGTGGCAAAACATGTTTACGAGATCGATCAATGAGAGAACAAAGAGATCAAGCGAAAGAATGAACAAAAGACCAGAATAAACAATGGAGATTGAAGCTTTTAGGCAGATCTAAAGGCtcgtgaatatatatatatatatatacacacacacacacacaaacacaccaGTTCTAGTAGGAAAAGAATTAGGGTTAATAAATCAAGGATTTCCTTTTTGAGAAATCTACTAATTCGTTATTGGTGAATAAGAATTAGAATTCGAGAAGGGAAATTAAGGCTTAATAGGGGGAGTGGGTGGATAATATTGGACAGTTGGGAGGATCTGCTAAACTTAAGCAATAGAATCTGACTTAAGATTTGAATACGTTCTAACTTATCGTATGATATATcttatcatgatcatgatgatcttcGATCCTTACTTAGAGGGATTGATTTTGCAGGTATGTATAGAATTTGTTATAATGATCGATCTGGCTGGCATGCATATATTGATCAAGGACGTGGAACGTAATTCAATTGTATCTGTAGTACGTACTTCGTTCGATCGCCTGATCATCTACGTACGCGTGGTACTATGCATGCCATTTGGAGATTAATCCCTCTACGCGtggtaatatatatgtatatattatttagcgTCTCAATAGGACTTTTCAACCATTAATTTAGCATAATCATAATtcgatttcataaaaattaaaaggaaactctctctctctctctctctctctatatatatatatataatttattttaataattaccagctgattttgttttcttaattattaaatttatactttttcatGCATGTATATCTACGATTCTATAAATTCTGAGTTTCGACcccaatttcctttttttacgcaaaaaaatgagtttgagtttgatataaatgagtcTGAGTCAAAATAGATTGATCTATTAAAGCATgattaataaatagatcaattACGAGTCAACTTGTAAAACGTGtaacaataataaattagatttttaaattttataaagatatatttttgttattgagatgtaatattaataatttttagtattgactaattaatatctcaaactattaatttttttttgttaatatgtaatttcattttataaaaatcttaattttcttatatattattggtttggatattgatagtaatatattttatcatgaatccaATTGTAAttggaaataatttatatagttatcattgaattgtatatgaaattatattaattgttgggttaaataataaatatatggtTCAATTcaacatatttatatgaaatgggTT
This window harbors:
- the LOC121266246 gene encoding thymidine kinase a-like — translated: MFAVSVMKSFLTPTFSAIPKPTPFALFSFASKSHPCNSTTFRHPSFLPLKSAIFSPKSAFLSIQNRGMHVEVAPPSSTGEIHVIVGPMFSGKTTSLLRRIQSESSNGRSVALIKSNKDTRYGLDTIVTHDGVKLPCWALADLSSFRQKFGPDAYDQLDVIGIDEAQFFEDLYDFCRVAADRDGKTVIVAGLDGDYLRRSFGSVLDIIPLADSVTKLTARCELCKKRAFFTLRKTEEKQTELIGGADVYMPVCRQHYVSGQVVIEAARTVLESRKDDCVSLA
- the LOC121264449 gene encoding probable serine/threonine-protein kinase WNK11 → MPYVRSDPSDKDAEPFVEVDSTGRYGRYGDLLGAGAVKKVYRAFDQEEGREVAWNQVLLIRFLDDKAMLDRIRKEVVLLRTLNNDNIITLFSSWIDQEHKTLNFITEFCTSGNLREYRRKHPNVSIMALKKWSRQILRGLEYLHLHEPCIIHRDLNCSNVFINGNNGEVKIGDLGLAAATGKDHMAHSILGTPEFMAPEIYDENYTEKVDIYAFGMCVLELVTMEIPYSECDSVAKIYKKVTSGVKPRAMNKVSDLDMKGFIEKCLAPQSERPSASELLEDLFFAGLDDEEN